The following coding sequences lie in one Arabidopsis thaliana chromosome 3, partial sequence genomic window:
- a CDS encoding exostosin family protein (exostosin family protein; FUNCTIONS IN: catalytic activity; INVOLVED IN: biological_process unknown; LOCATED IN: endomembrane system, membrane; CONTAINS InterPro DOMAIN/s: Exostosin-like (InterPro:IPR004263); BEST Arabidopsis thaliana protein match is: Exostosin family protein (TAIR:AT3G03650.1); Has 1358 Blast hits to 1353 proteins in 108 species: Archae - 0; Bacteria - 4; Metazoa - 218; Fungi - 4; Plants - 1054; Viruses - 0; Other Eukaryotes - 78 (source: NCBI BLink).) — translation MAMVEKNSSAIGYVARNLLLSLFVVTTILFALSCYFVLRSTAHNRFLSSTFPSKSFVDVRPEKANCRCVKDEKSSVIAGPLKVYMYNMDPEFHFGLLDWKKKEGSDSSVWPDIQKYIPPYPGGLNLQHSIEYWLTLDLLASEYENAPRSVAAKRVYNSSEADVIFVPFFSSLSYNRFSKVNPHQKTSRNKDLQGKLVTFLTAQEEWKRSGGRDHVVLAHHPNSMLDARNKLFPAMFILSDFGRYPPTVANVEKDVIAPYKHVIKAYENDTSGFDSRPILLYFQGAIYRKDGGFVRQELFYLLQDEKDVHFSFGSVRNGGINKASQGMHNSKFCLNIAGDTPSSNRLFDAIASHCVPVIISDDIELPFEDVIDYSEFSVFVRTSDALKENFLVNLIRGITKEEWTRMWNRLKEVEKYYEFHFPSKVDDAVQMIWQAIARKVPGVKMRIHKSRRYSGSVSETGKESRWSSLIPRSFW, via the exons atgGCAATGGTAGAGAAGAATAGTTCTGCGATTGGCTATGTAGCTAGAAATCTGTTACTGAGCTTATTCGTCGTCACGACGATCCTCTTTGCTCTTTCCTGTTACTTTGTGTTACGTTCCACTGCTCATAATCGCTTCCTTAGCTCTACATTTCCATCTAAATCATTCGTCGATGTAAGGCCGGAGAAAGCGAATTGTAGATGTGTTAAGGACGAGAAATCGTCGGTAATCGCGGGTCCTTTGAAggtttatatgtataatatgGATCCAGAGTTTCATTTTGGATTGTTagattggaagaagaaggaaggtaGTGATAGTAGTGTATGGCCTGATATTCAGAAGTATATACCACCTTATCCTGGAGGTTTGAATTTGCAGCATAGTATCGAGTATTGGCTTACGTTGGATTTGCTTGCATCGGAGTATGAGAATGCACCGAGAAGTGTTGCGGCGAAGCGTGTTTATAATTCTAGTGAAGCTGATGTTATCTTTGTGccgtttttttcttcgttGAGTTATAATCGGTTTTCGAAAGTGAATCCTCATCAGAAAACTAGTAGGAATAAGGATTTGCAAGGGAAGTTGGTTACGTTTTTGACTGCTCAAGAGGAGTGGAAGAGGAGTGGTGGTAGAGATCATGTTGTTCTTGCTCATCATCCGAATAGTATGTTAGATGCTAGAAATAAGTTGTTTCCTGCAATGTTTATACTTTCGGACTTTGGAAGGTATCCTCCTACTGTGGCTAATGTTGAGAAAGATGTCATTGCGCCGTATAAGCATGTTATTAAAGCTTATGAAAACGATACATCGGGTTTCGATAGTAGACCGATTCTGCTTTACTTTCAGGGTGCTATCTACAGGAAAGAT GGCGGGTTTGTGCGTCAGGAGTTATTCTACCTCTTGCAAGATGAGAAAGATGTGCATTTCTCGTTTGGGAGTGTGAGAAACGGAGGTATAAACAAAGCAAGCCAAGGAATGCACAATTCCAAGTTCTGTCTCAATATTGCCGGAGACACTCCTTCGTCAAACCGTCTCTTTGACGCCATAGCCAGTCACTGTGTTCCTGTCATTATCAGCGACGACATTGAGCTTCCTTTTGAGGATGTTATTGATTACTCTGAGTTCTCGGTGTTTGTTCGCACCTCTGATGCATTGAAAGAGAACTTCTTGGTTAACTTAATACGAGGAATAACCAAAGAGGAATGGACACGAATGTGGAATCGATTAAAGGAAGTGGAGAAATATTATGAGTTCCATTTTCCATCAAAGGTAGATGATGCGGTGCAGATGATATGGCAAGCGATTGCCCGTAAAGTTCCGGGTGTTAAAATGAGGATTCATAAGTCTAGAAGGTATTCTGGATCTGTTTCTGAGACCGGGAAAGAATCAAGATGGTCTTCATTGATACCTCGGAGTTTCTGGTGA
- a CDS encoding Concanavalin A-like lectin protein kinase family protein (Concanavalin A-like lectin protein kinase family protein; CONTAINS InterPro DOMAIN/s: Legume lectin, beta chain (InterPro:IPR001220), Protein kinase, ATP binding site (InterPro:IPR017441), Serine/threonine-protein kinase-like domain (InterPro:IPR017442), Concanavalin A-like lectin/glucanase, subgroup (InterPro:IPR013320), Protein kinase-like domain (InterPro:IPR011009), Serine/threonine-protein kinase, active site (InterPro:IPR008271), Protein kinase, catalytic domain (InterPro:IPR000719), Concanavalin A-like lectin/glucanase (InterPro:IPR008985); BEST Arabidopsis thaliana protein match is: Concanavalin A-like lectin protein kinase family protein (TAIR:AT3G45420.1); Has 116067 Blast hits to 114719 proteins in 4346 species: Archae - 94; Bacteria - 13482; Metazoa - 41990; Fungi - 9850; Plants - 33853; Viruses - 377; Other Eukaryotes - 16421 (source: NCBI BLink).), giving the protein MACRLYLALIFSCVYLICLSSQQETGFVYNGFEQADLFIDGIAKILPDGLLQLTNTTELQMGHAFFKKPFDFDPSSSLSFYTHFVCALVPPKLGADGGHGIVFVVSPSIDLSHAYATQYLGVFSNLTNGTSSSHLLAIELDTVKTVEFNELEKPHVGIDLNSPISVESALPSYFSNALGKNISINLLSGEPIQVWVDYDGSFLNVTLAPIEIKKPNQPLISRAINLSEIFQEKMYVGFSSSTGNLLSNHYILGWSFSRRKEQLQSLNLSTLPRVPLPKEEKKKLSPLLIGLVILLVIPVVMVLGGVYWYRRKKYAEVKEWWEKEYGPHRFSYKSLYKATNGFRKDCRVGKGGFGEVYKGTLPGGRHIAVKRLSHDAEQGMKQFVAEVVTMGNLQHRNLVPLLGYCRRKCELLLVSEYMPNGSLDQYLFHEGNPSPSWYQRISILKDIASALSYLHTGTKQVVLHRDIKASNVMLDSEFNGRLGDFGMAKFHDRGTNLSATAAVGTIGYMAPELITMGTSMKTDVYAFGAFLLEVICGRRPVEPELPVGKQYLVKWVYECWKEACLFKTRDPRLGVEFLPEEVEMVLKLGLLCTNAMPESRPAMEQVVQYLNQDLPLPIFSPSTPGIGAFMPVSMEALSAIGVSSVRNSSVSMFVTHTILDGHGR; this is encoded by the coding sequence ATGGCTTGTAGACTATATTTGGCTTTGATCTTCTCTTGCGTTTATCTGATTTGCCTGTCAAGTCAACAAGAAACCGGGTTTGTCTACAATGGCTTCGAGCAAGCAGATCTTTTTATTGATGGGATCGCCAAAATACTACCTGATGGGCTTTTGCAGTTGACAAATACTACAGAGTTGCAAATGGGTCATGCTTTCTTCAAGAAGCCGTTTGATTTTGATCCATCTTCATCACTATCGTTCTATACACATTTTGTGTGTGCGCTTGTGCCTCCTAAGTTGGGAGCTGATGGTGGCCATGGGATTGTCTTTGTTGTATCTCCTTCCATTGATCTCTCTCATGCATACGCAACTCAGTACTTGGGGGTCTTCAGCAACTTAACAAATGGGACTTCCTCTTCACATCTGCTAGCTATTGAGCTCGATACCGTTAAGACAGTAGAGTTTAATGAGCTGGAGAAGCCTCATGTTGGTATTGATTTGAACAGCCCAATATCTGTTGAATCTGCTCTGCCATCTTACTTTTCCAACGCTTTGGGGAAGAATATAAGCATAAATCTTCTTAGTGGGGAGCCTATACAGGTCTGGGTAGATTACGATGGCTCGTTTCTAAATGTTACACTGGCCCCTATAGAAATCAAGAAGCCAAATCAGCCTCTTATATCAAGAGCCATCAATCTTTCAGAAATCTTTCAAGAGAAGATGTATGTTGGGTTCTCTTCATCAACAGGGAATCTTCTCAGTAACCATTATATACTTGGATGGAGTTTTagtagaagaaaagaacaattACAGAGCCTGAACCTCTCTACACTTCCTCGGGTTCCTCTTcctaaagaggaaaaaaagaaattatctCCATTACTTATTGGTTTGGTCATCTTATTAGTGATTCCTGTGGTGATGGTTCTTGGAGGAGTTTATTGGTACAGGAGAAAGAAATATGCAGAAGTAAAAGAATGGTGGGAAAAGGAATACGGCCCACACCGATTCTCCTATAAGTCTCTGTACAAAGCAACAAATGGGTTTCGTAAAGATTGTCGTGTTGGGAAAGGTGGGTTTGGAGAAGTCTACAAAGGAACTTTGCCCGGAGGCAGGCATATAGCTGTGAAAAGACTATCCCACGATGCAGAGCAAGGGATGAAACAGTTTGTGGCAGAAGTTGTAACCATGGGAAATTTACAACATCGGAACTTGGTTCCTCTTCTCGGGTATTGCAGGAGAAAATGTGAGTTACTTTTGGTGTCTGAGTACATGCCCAACGGTAGCCTTGACCAGTACTTGTTTCATGAGGGAAACCCATCTCCTTCATGGTATCAAAGAATTTCTATTCTTAAGGACATTGCCTCAGCTCTCAGTTACTTGCATACAGGAACCAAGCAAGTTGTTTTGCACCGGGATATAAAAGCTTCTAACGTCATGTTGGATTCCGAGTTCAACGGGAGGTTAGGTGATTTTGGAATGGCCAAGTTTCACGACCGTGGAACCAACTTATCTGCAACAGCCGCTGTGGGAACCATAGGTTACATGGCACCTGAACTAATAACAATGGGCACGTCTATGAAAACCGATGTGTATGCTTTTGGtgcttttcttcttgaagtAATTTGTGGCAGGCGACCAGTGGAACCTGAGCTACCAGTCGGAAAGCAATATTTGGTCAAGTGGGTCTATGAATGCTGGAAAGAGGCTTGCTTATTCAAGACCAGAGATCCAAGATTGGGAGTAGAATTCTTACCCGAGGAAGTCGAGATGGTTCTGAAACTTGGGTTACTCTGCACAAATGCTATGCCAGAATCAAGGCCTGCGATGGAACAAGTGGTGCAATACCTTAACCAAGACTTACCCTTACCGATTTTCTCGCCGTCTACTCCAGGTATCGGGGCTTTTATGCCAGTTTCTATGGAAGCATTATCTGCCATTGGGGTCTCCAGTGTAAGGAACTCATCAGTTTCTATGTTTGTTACTCACACAATCTTGGACGGGCATGGAAGATAA
- a CDS encoding LOW protein: L-type lectin-domain receptor kinase-like protein (Concanavalin A-like lectin protein kinase family protein; FUNCTIONS IN: kinase activity; INVOLVED IN: protein amino acid phosphorylation; LOCATED IN: endomembrane system; EXPRESSED IN: root; CONTAINS InterPro DOMAIN/s: Legume lectin, beta chain (InterPro:IPR001220), Protein kinase, ATP binding site (InterPro:IPR017441), Serine-threonine/tyrosine-protein kinase (InterPro:IPR001245), Serine/threonine-protein kinase-like domain (InterPro:IPR017442), Concanavalin A-like lectin/glucanase, subgroup (InterPro:IPR013320), Protein kinase-like domain (InterPro:IPR011009), Concanavalin A-like lectin/glucanase (InterPro:IPR008985); BEST Arabidopsis thaliana protein match is: Concanavalin A-like lectin protein kinase family protein (TAIR:AT3G45330.1); Has 32581 Blast hits to 20319 proteins in 446 species: Archae - 0; Bacteria - 89; Metazoa - 475; Fungi - 62; Plants - 31859; Viruses - 0; Other Eukaryotes - 96 (source: NCBI BLink).), translating to MAQRFYLLLLLLIFLVNLICFSSQQDLSFVFNGFNQDQAGDELLLDGFARIQSPERVLQLTDGTTQQKGHAFFNRPFDFGSASSQSLSFFTQFVCALVPKPGFYGGHGIAFVLSSAHNLKKAYASSYLGLFNRSTNGSPSSHVLAVELDTVQSAETDDMDNNHVGIDENRIQSVVSASASYYSDREGKNISLILLSGDPIQVWVDYEDTLLNVTLAPLRNQKPSKPLLSRTINLTAIFPDRKAFVGFSAATGSSISNQYILGWSFSRSRRLLKSLDISELSTVPLFTEQKRKRSPLLIVLLVILTLVVIGGLGGYYLYRRKKYAEVREPWEKEYGPLRYSYESLYKATKGFNKDGRLGKGGFGEVYKGSLPLVGDIAVKRLSHNAEQGMKQFVAEVVTMGSLQHKNLVPLLGYCRRKGELLLVSKYMEGGSVDQYLFNGDKPPLSWSQRLAILRDIASALCYLHTGASQVVLHRDIKASNVMFDDHGANLSATAAVGTIGYMALELISTGTSTKTDVYAFGAFMLEVTCGRRPFDPEMPVEKRHLVKWVCECWRKHSLVDAIDTRLRDKFTLGEVEMVLKLGLLCTSIIPESRPNMEKVMQYINRDQALPDFSPDTPGIGVSTPMVMGIPGLAITSTSVTSSASVPLVSPPSTNNSMFISHTILNGDGR from the exons ATGGCTCAAagattttatcttcttcttctcctcttgaTCTTCTTAGTTAATCTGATTTGCTTTTCAAGTCAACAAGACTTAAGTTTCGTCTTCAATGGCTTTAACCAAGACCAAGCTGGTGATGAACTTCTCCTTGATGGCTTTGCAAGAATCCAATCTCCAGAAAGAGTTTTGCAGCTAACCGATGGCACGACTCAGCAAAAGGGTCATGCCTTCTTCAACCGACCATTCGATTTCGGTTCAGCTTCATCTCagtctctctccttctttacTCAATTCGTTTGCGCTCTTGTCCCTAAGCCAGGATTTTATGGTGGTCACGGGATTGCTTTTGTGCTATCATCTGCACATAATCTCAAAAAAGCATATGCAAGTAGTTACTTAGGACTTTTCAACAGATCAACTAACGgatctccttcttctcacGTTTTAGCTGTCGAGCTTGATACGGTCCAAAGCGCAGAGACTGATGACATGGATAACAACCATGTCGGTATAGACGAAAACAGAATCCAATCTGTCGTTTCTGCTTCAGCTTCCTATTATTCCGACAGAGAAGGGAAAAACATAAGCTTAATACTCTTGAGTGGAGATCCTATTCAGGTATGGGTCGATTATGAAGATACTCTACTTAATGTTACTTTAGCACCTCTAAGAAATCAGAAACCAAGTAAGCCTCTTTTGTCAAGAACCATCAACCTCACCGCAATCTTCCCGGATCGAAAAGCTTTTGTCGGGTTTTCGGCTGCAACTGGATCATCGATTAGTAACCAATACATCTTAGGGTGGAGTTTCAGCAGAAGCAGACGATTATTAAAGAGCCTTGACATCTCTGAACTTTCCACAGTTCCTCTTTTCACGgaacagaagagaaaaagatctCCTCTGCTTATTGTTCTTTTGGTTATACTCACCCTCGTAGTGATCGGGGGTCTTGGAGGATATTATCTGtacagaagaaagaagtatGCAGAAGTTAGAGAGCCATGGGAAAAAGAATATGGTCCGCTTCGTTATTCCTATGAATCTTTGTACAAAGCAACAAAAGGGTTTAACAAAGACGGACGTCTTGGAAAAGGCGGTTTTGGAGAAGTGTATAAAGGAAGTCTGCCTCTAGTAGGAGATATAGCTGTGAAGAGACTATCACACAATGCAGAGCAAGGCATGAAACAGTTTGTGGCTGAAGTTGTGACAATGGGGAGCTTACAGCACAAGAATTTAGTACCTCTTCTCGGGTATTGCAGGAGAAAAGGCGAGTTATTGCTGGTCTCTAAGTACATGGAAGGAGGTAGCGTCGATCAATACTTGTTTAATGGCGATAAACCACCTCTCTCTTGGTCTCAAAGACTCGCAATACTGAGAGATATTGCATCTGCACTCTGTTACCTGCATACAGGAGCCAGTCAAGTTGTTTTACACAGAGATATCAAAGCTTCTAATGTCAT GTTTGATGATCATGGAGCTAACCTCTCTGCAACAGCAGCTGTAGGAACCATAGGTTACATGGCTCTGGAGTTAATATCAACAGGAACTTCCACAAAAACCGATGTGTATGCATTTGGTGCATTCATGCTTGAAGTAACATGTGGTAGGAGACCATTTGATCCTGAGATGCCAGTAGAGAAACGACATCTGGTCAAATGGGTTTGTGAATGCTGGAGGAAACATTCTCTAGTTGACGCTATAGATACACGGTTGAGAGATAAATTTACACTCGGGGAAGTCGAAATGGTTCTGAAGCTCGGTTTGCTCTGTACAAGCATTATACCAGAATCAAGACCTAACATGGAAAAAGTGATGCAATACATAAACAGAGACCAAGCATTGCCTGATTTCTCTCCAGATACTCCCGGAATCGGAGTTTCCACTCCGATGGTAATGGGAATACCTGGTTTGGCAATCACTTCCACTTCAGTAACCTCATCAGCATCAGTACCATTAGTCTCTCCTCCCTCTACCAACAACTCAATGTTCATCTCTCACACCATCTTAAATGGTGATGGAAGATGA
- a CDS encoding Concanavalin A-like lectin protein kinase family protein (Concanavalin A-like lectin protein kinase family protein; FUNCTIONS IN: kinase activity; INVOLVED IN: protein amino acid phosphorylation; LOCATED IN: mitochondrion; EXPRESSED IN: 10 plant structures; EXPRESSED DURING: 4 anthesis, F mature embryo stage, petal differentiation and expansion stage, E expanded cotyledon stage, D bilateral stage; CONTAINS InterPro DOMAIN/s: Legume lectin, beta chain (InterPro:IPR001220), Protein kinase, ATP binding site (InterPro:IPR017441), Serine/threonine-protein kinase-like domain (InterPro:IPR017442), Concanavalin A-like lectin/glucanase, subgroup (InterPro:IPR013320), Protein kinase-like domain (InterPro:IPR011009), Serine/threonine-protein kinase, active site (InterPro:IPR008271), Protein kinase, catalytic domain (InterPro:IPR000719), Concanavalin A-like lectin/glucanase (InterPro:IPR008985); BEST Arabidopsis thaliana protein match is: Concanavalin A-like lectin protein kinase family protein (TAIR:AT3G45410.1); Has 119428 Blast hits to 117955 proteins in 4409 species: Archae - 94; Bacteria - 14054; Metazoa - 43305; Fungi - 10245; Plants - 34245; Viruses - 408; Other Eukaryotes - 17077 (source: NCBI BLink).): protein MDCRLHLVLFFSCVCLICLSGQQETGFVYNGFHQEDLFIDGIAMILPGGLLQLTNASQLKIGHAFFKQPFGFDPSSSLSFYTHFVCALVPPKFGAEVGHGMAFVVSPSMNFSHAFPTQYLGVFNSSTNVTSSSHLLAIELDTVETVDFHDLEKAHVGIDVNNPISIESALPSYFSDALGKNISINLVSGEPVQVWIDYDGSLLNVTLAPIEIQKPNRPLISRDINLSEIFQDKMYIGFSGSNGRLTSNQYILGWSFSKSKEFMQSLDLSKLPQAPIPRNEQAPVPREEKKKLHPLLIGLVILLVIPVLMVLGGVYWYRRKKYAEVKESWEKEYGPHRYSYKSLYKATNGFVKDALVGKGGFGKVYKGTLPGGRHIAVKRLSHDAEQGMKQFVAEVVTMGNIQHRNLVPLLGYCRRKGELLLVSEYMSNGSLDQYLFYNQNPSPSWLQRISILKDIASALNYLHSGANPAVLHRDIKASNVMLDSEYNGRLGDFGMAKFQDPQGNLSATAAVGTIGYMAPELIRTGTSKETDVYAFGIFLLEVTCGRRPFEPELPVQKKYLVKWVCECWKQASLLETRDPKLGREFLSEEVEMVLKLGLLCTNDVPESRPDMGQVMQYLSQKQPLPDFSADSPGIGGFMPVSVEPSSTIGIPDSSMHVTHSILEGYGR, encoded by the coding sequence ATGGATTGTAGACTGCATctggttttgttcttctcctgTGTTTGTCTGATTTGCTTGTCAGGTCAACAAGAAACTGGGTTTGTCTACAATGGCTTCCATCAAGAAGATCTTTTTATTGATGGGATCGCCATGATCCTTCCTGGTGGACTTTTGCAGTTGACAAATGCTTCACAGTTGAAAATTGGTCATGCTTTTTTCAAGCAGCCCTTTGGTTTTGATCCATCTTCATCACTCTCATTCTATACACATTTTGTATGCGCGCTGGTGCCTCCTAAGTTCGGAGCTGAGGTAGGCCACGGTATGGCCTTTGTTGTATCTCCTTCCATGAATTTCTCTCACGCGTTTCCAACTCAGTACTTGGGTGTCTTCAACAGCTCAACAAATGTGACTTCCTCTTCTCATCTGCTAGCTATTGAGCTTGATACTGTTGAGACAGTAGATTTTCATGATCTAGAAAAGGCTCATGTTGGGATTGATGTGAACAACCCGATATCTATTGAGTCTGCTCTCCCGTCTTACTTTTCTGACGCCTTGGGGAAGAATATAAGCATAAATCTCGTGAGTGGGGAGCCTGTTCAGGTGTGGATTGATTATGATGGATCGTTGCTAAATGTTACACTGGCCCCTATAGAGATTCAGAAACCAAACCGGCCTCTTATATCAAGAGACATCAATCTGTCAGAAATTTTTCAAGATAAGATGTATATTGGGTTCTCTGGATCAAATGGGAGATTGACCAGTAACCAGTATATACTCGGGTGGAGTTTTAGTAAAAGCAAAGAATTTATGCAGTCTCTGGACCTCTCTAAACTCCCCCAGGCTCCTATTCCTAGAAATGAACAGGCCCCCGTTCctagagaggaaaaaaagaaattacatCCGCTACTTATTGGTTTGGTCATCTTATTGGTGATCCCTGTGCTGATGGTTCTCGGAGGAGTTTATTGGtacagaagaaagaagtatGCAGAAGTAAAAGAATCATGGGAAAAGGAATACGGCCCACACCGATATTCCTACAAGTCTCTGTACAAAGCAACAAATGGGTTTGTCAAAGATGCTCTTGTTGGTAAAGGTGGGTTTGGAAAAGTCTACAAAGGAACTCTGCCCGGAGGCAGGCATATAGCTGTGAAAAGACTATCCCATGATGCAGAGCAAGGGATGAAACAGTTTGTGGCAGAAGTCGTAACCATGGGAAATATACAACATCGGAACTTGGTTCCTCTCCTCGGGTATTGCAGGAGAAAAGGTGAGTTACTACTGGTCTCTGAGTACATGTCCAACGGTAGTCTTGACCAGTACTTGttttataaccaaaacccATCTCCATCATGGTTGCAAAGAATTTCTATTCTTAAGGACATTGCCTCGGCTCTCAATTACCTGCATTCAGGAGCCAATCCAGCTGTTTTGCACCGGGATATAAAAGCTTCTAATGTCATGTTAGATTCTGAGTATAATGGAAGATTAGGAGATTTTGGTATGGCCAAGTTTCAGGACCCCCAAGGCAACCTATCTGCAACAGCTGCTGTGGGAACCATAGGTTACATGGCACCTGAGCTAATAAGAACTGGAACTTCTAAAGAAACTGATGTGTATGCCTTCGGTATCTTCCTTCTTGAAGTAACTTGTGGAAGGCGACCATTTGAACCCGAGTTACCAGTGCAAAAGAAATATCTGGTCAAGTGGGTTTGTGAATGCTGGAAACAGGCTTCTTTGCTCGAGACCAGAGATCCAAAATTGGGAAGGGAATTCTTATCCGAGGAAGTCGAAATGGTTTTGAAACTTGGGTTGCTCTGCACAAATGATGTTCCAGAATCAAGGCCTGACATGGGACAAGTGATGCAATACCTAAGCCAGAAACAACCCTTACCGGATTTCTCAGCAGATTCTCCAGGTATTGGGGGTTTTATGCCAGTTTCAGTGGAACCATCATCTACCATTGGTATCCCAGATTCATCAATGCATGTTACTCACTCGATCTTGGAAGGGTATGGAAGATGA